Proteins from one Leptonema illini DSM 21528 genomic window:
- a CDS encoding RNA polymerase sigma factor produces MNPEFQEILAGCKSGDPASMRALMAEYYGTVIRAARKRVDDEEIAKDLAQGFFLHLLETRLFFKFRGDGVAQFRSFLLACFRNFVESERRKNGRFIIHSEVNPDSLESHHPGVETQFDRNSIRELIAQIDWRYRQVLDLELESFRQREIAEILNLPPGTVASYSHRARIELARLLRLHGFFALPLFLSILIHFSRVA; encoded by the coding sequence ATGAACCCTGAATTCCAGGAGATTCTGGCGGGCTGCAAGTCTGGTGATCCAGCATCCATGCGGGCTCTGATGGCGGAGTACTATGGTACCGTTATCAGGGCGGCGCGCAAAAGGGTCGACGATGAAGAAATAGCAAAAGACCTTGCTCAGGGTTTTTTTCTTCACCTCCTTGAAACCCGCCTTTTTTTCAAGTTTCGTGGAGACGGAGTCGCCCAGTTTCGAAGTTTCTTGCTCGCCTGTTTCCGAAATTTTGTTGAATCGGAGCGACGAAAGAACGGTCGATTCATTATTCATTCAGAGGTCAATCCTGACTCTCTTGAGTCGCATCATCCAGGCGTCGAGACGCAATTTGACCGGAATAGCATTCGCGAATTGATTGCACAGATCGACTGGCGTTACAGACAGGTGCTGGATCTGGAGCTGGAGTCGTTCCGTCAGCGGGAAATTGCGGAAATACTGAACCTGCCGCCGGGCACGGTCGCGTCGTATTCGCATAGAGCCAGGATTGAGCTCGCGCGATTGCTTCGATTGCACGGTTTTTTTGCTCTTCCGCTTTTCCTGTCCATCCTGATTCATTTTTCCCGGGTCGCATGA
- a CDS encoding anti-sigma factor family protein: protein MSKHIQESRLLAYIRRELDLAELRKVEQHLAACKECYEEYVSLRAFEYERKERPTEDFLSAVIDRLKGASNYRPVRSLTIRNTKGRLRIFDDAEQTVMESVGDTGNALIDLDLESIKWRLQIELAGNGRFVVSIEPAESAEVNGITIYYGESVADTRMRRTAAIFRTTMNSASYVLSFRRRGAEFTRLLLTFRDDTM from the coding sequence ATGAGCAAGCATATTCAAGAGAGTCGACTCCTGGCCTACATTCGCAGGGAGTTGGATCTGGCCGAGCTTCGGAAGGTCGAACAGCATCTGGCCGCCTGTAAGGAATGCTACGAGGAGTACGTTTCTTTGCGCGCCTTCGAGTATGAGCGTAAAGAGAGGCCCACAGAAGATTTTCTATCAGCGGTTATCGATCGATTGAAGGGAGCATCGAACTATCGGCCGGTAAGAAGTCTCACAATAAGGAATACGAAAGGAAGACTGCGTATTTTTGACGATGCGGAACAGACGGTGATGGAAAGCGTCGGGGATACCGGCAATGCTCTGATTGATCTGGATCTGGAATCGATCAAATGGCGGCTACAGATCGAATTAGCCGGGAATGGTCGCTTTGTCGTCTCGATTGAACCCGCTGAATCAGCGGAAGTAAATGGTATAACGATCTACTACGGCGAATCTGTCGCCGATACGCGCATGCGTCGCACGGCGGCGATATTTCGGACCACCATGAATTCCGCATCATACGTCCTATCGTTTCGGAGAAGGGGAGCGGAATTCACCAGGCTGTTGCTGACGTTCCGTGATGATACGATGTGA
- a CDS encoding DUF1566 domain-containing protein: MQTITFFFFRLLRNLLCRLPIGLLLCASFLVLNLCSPGKSGDGAGLLALLSGDAATSRGGGSNTGGIGADEEETGQIAAPTFTPAAGGFDSDQNVIIQTSTIGATIHYTTDGTEPTISSPVFLSAIPVSGHGTTKEIRAKAVKDGLMDSMVVSGIFSIDYVRVVAPHFSTVPGQYSSDQSIGLSTTTPEAIIHYTIDGSSPTTSSPVYAAPIPVNGSGTTRIIRAFAVKNGMLDSTEVAGEFSVSYVARVVTFVQGMNTAVTPSLLAEAYNGSTYTTIPTTGTTFAWSDSTTLNIFLSWKQFPANTRLRLTVSGLQNAAGTPLPNRVEEFETGLTEESLTVADTGQTACFFFNGSAWTSDPSCTQTYVVGDADRPYGQDAHYVDSPSARSISGPSVHEVYTADFITVDHRTGLVWKACSEGQNGSSCAGNRTSLTWYNALNACAGLNTANSGEGYAARTDWRLPAEWELASLLDFGRSAPAMDGALFPGSLSGPYWSSTASSSTAEGAQSVDFTDGITGGGARTNPLYVRCVSSGSKPLTLPSFSASGGMVTDHVTGLVWQRCSAGQTGDATCSGTAVRYGWAAALSYCEGLTLNGRSWRLPAISELRSLVFEGQAVPKISQEHFPGTRTSGYWTSTTYATSPVNAWRIGFGFGESAYGSKATGTNYVRCVSGP; this comes from the coding sequence ATGCAGACGATCACGTTTTTTTTCTTCCGCCTTTTAAGGAATCTACTCTGTCGTCTGCCGATCGGGCTTCTTCTATGCGCTTCATTTCTTGTTTTAAATCTCTGCTCCCCAGGCAAAAGCGGCGACGGCGCCGGTTTGCTTGCCTTGCTTTCGGGCGACGCGGCTACGAGCAGAGGTGGCGGCTCCAATACGGGAGGGATTGGAGCAGATGAAGAAGAAACGGGTCAGATCGCCGCTCCGACATTTACGCCCGCGGCAGGAGGCTTTGATAGCGATCAGAATGTGATCATCCAGACCTCGACCATCGGCGCTACGATTCATTATACGACCGACGGTACAGAACCGACGATTTCCAGCCCTGTGTTCCTGTCGGCTATTCCCGTCAGCGGGCATGGAACGACGAAAGAGATCCGGGCAAAAGCGGTAAAGGACGGTCTGATGGATAGTATGGTCGTAAGCGGAATCTTTTCGATCGACTATGTCCGCGTGGTGGCCCCGCATTTCTCAACAGTTCCTGGGCAATATTCTTCAGACCAGAGCATCGGTCTCAGCACGACCACTCCCGAGGCGATCATCCACTATACGATCGACGGAAGCTCGCCGACGACGTCAAGCCCCGTATATGCAGCGCCGATTCCAGTCAACGGCAGTGGAACTACGCGCATCATCAGGGCGTTTGCCGTAAAGAATGGTATGCTCGATAGCACGGAGGTTGCAGGAGAGTTCTCGGTATCGTACGTCGCACGCGTCGTAACATTTGTCCAGGGGATGAACACAGCGGTGACTCCTTCGCTTCTGGCTGAGGCTTACAACGGAAGTACCTATACGACCATTCCAACGACCGGAACGACGTTTGCGTGGAGCGATTCTACGACTCTGAACATCTTCCTGAGCTGGAAGCAGTTCCCCGCAAACACTCGACTTCGCTTAACTGTATCGGGGTTACAGAACGCTGCCGGCACACCTTTACCGAATCGCGTCGAGGAGTTCGAGACGGGACTTACCGAAGAGAGTCTGACCGTGGCCGATACGGGGCAGACGGCATGTTTCTTTTTTAACGGTTCTGCGTGGACGAGTGACCCCTCTTGCACGCAAACATACGTCGTCGGAGACGCTGACCGTCCGTACGGTCAGGATGCCCATTATGTCGACAGCCCTTCGGCACGGAGCATCAGTGGACCTTCGGTTCACGAAGTTTATACCGCTGATTTTATCACAGTCGATCACAGAACGGGGCTTGTCTGGAAAGCCTGCTCTGAGGGACAGAACGGCTCTTCGTGCGCAGGCAATCGCACGTCACTGACCTGGTATAACGCTCTAAACGCCTGTGCGGGGCTGAATACGGCGAACAGTGGAGAGGGTTATGCGGCTCGCACTGACTGGCGTCTGCCCGCAGAATGGGAGCTGGCCAGCCTGCTTGATTTCGGTCGCTCCGCACCGGCGATGGACGGTGCTCTGTTCCCCGGATCCCTCTCGGGGCCTTATTGGAGCAGTACTGCGAGTTCCTCTACGGCTGAAGGGGCGCAATCCGTCGATTTTACCGACGGTATCACGGGTGGAGGGGCGAGAACAAATCCCCTCTATGTTCGCTGCGTATCTTCGGGCTCGAAGCCCCTGACTCTTCCCTCTTTTTCGGCATCAGGAGGTATGGTCACGGACCATGTCACGGGTCTTGTATGGCAGAGATGCTCTGCGGGGCAGACCGGTGATGCTACATGCAGTGGAACGGCTGTGCGCTATGGCTGGGCCGCCGCTCTGAGCTATTGCGAAGGATTGACTCTCAACGGTCGATCGTGGCGATTGCCTGCGATCAGCGAGCTACGGAGTCTTGTCTTCGAGGGACAGGCGGTTCCGAAAATATCACAGGAGCATTTTCCAGGAACACGGACCAGCGGTTACTGGACGAGCACGACGTATGCGACCTCGCCTGTCAATGCATGGCGCATCGGCTTCGGTTTTGGAGAATCTGCTTACGGAAGCAAAGCTACCGGCACGAACTACGTTCGCTGCGTTTCCGGGCCTTAA
- the dut gene encoding dUTP diphosphatase — translation MSEMRVKIHAMRGAQLPDKASEGAAGYDVRALLPPDTEIVLEPGDRFAVPTGLYFSIPKGYFITVRPRSGLAIRDGVTLVNSPGTIDSDYRGELKVLVINLGQKAVTIRSQDRIAQLLLERETPFQWEETPLENLDPTQRGAGGFGSTGLA, via the coding sequence ATGAGCGAAATGCGTGTAAAGATCCATGCGATGCGAGGGGCACAGCTGCCCGATAAGGCCTCAGAGGGGGCGGCCGGTTACGATGTGCGCGCCCTTCTGCCGCCCGATACCGAGATCGTGCTGGAGCCCGGCGACCGCTTCGCCGTTCCGACGGGCCTCTATTTCTCGATACCGAAAGGCTACTTTATTACCGTCCGTCCGAGATCGGGCCTGGCGATCCGGGACGGGGTGACGCTTGTGAACTCGCCCGGCACCATCGACAGCGATTATCGAGGCGAGCTGAAGGTGCTGGTGATCAACCTCGGACAGAAGGCCGTAACGATCCGGTCGCAGGATCGTATTGCGCAGCTTCTTCTTGAGCGTGAGACTCCTTTTCAGTGGGAAGAGACGCCGCTTGAAAATCTGGACCCGACGCAGCGCGGAGCCGGGGGCTTCGGTTCTACAGGGTTAGCCTGA
- a CDS encoding methyl-accepting chemotaxis protein, whose protein sequence is MFFKADRKVSSISDDLMTEVMVRNNRRLFYSFLSILVLANVATLAIKIAGKGSAHLTYEAILIEFVFAASALFIGFAISTKLKGHPASSYVSITGVILCLIAFQYVIFGATEIFATFYISFVLSVLYFNRNASLYNFILILGAQIALFILRPELKPVGPPSNLLVRFLVFVWVGVGATAGAAATKGLLTLAIEKQSEARETLANLRTMATAIVQTIETVRSQSEQQDRISDQLKGISEHQAASLQQIRAALAELAERADANNAIARSLNNETAASIQSVHGLKAINASVQDGAGRILTNLNNVMAYSTNTSQQIRDSMDRFNQVQTRSGEIAAIVEVINDIAARVNLLSLNAAIEAARAGEHGRGFAVVAEEISKLADATTKNAKEISSIIEENRSMILESSRMIADSSASMEKLDSAINVIKGEISGVGEQIRDVAGAVSAIESLNQSISETSRSIEASTEHQKNSTEEANRTTVGVSDYATKLVEVAREVHESSRATGRSVVQLEELAQKMAV, encoded by the coding sequence ATGTTTTTCAAGGCAGATCGGAAGGTGTCGTCTATCTCTGACGACCTCATGACCGAGGTCATGGTCCGCAATAATCGTCGGCTCTTCTATTCGTTTCTCTCCATACTGGTGCTGGCGAACGTCGCCACCCTGGCCATTAAGATCGCCGGTAAAGGATCCGCTCATCTAACCTATGAGGCGATCCTGATTGAGTTTGTCTTCGCCGCCTCGGCGCTTTTCATCGGATTTGCCATATCGACGAAGCTGAAGGGACATCCGGCTTCGAGCTACGTTTCGATTACCGGGGTGATTCTCTGTCTGATCGCCTTTCAGTATGTGATCTTCGGCGCCACCGAGATCTTCGCTACATTCTATATCTCGTTCGTTTTAAGCGTTCTCTATTTTAACCGAAACGCTTCTCTGTATAACTTCATCCTCATCCTGGGGGCTCAGATCGCTCTCTTTATCCTGCGTCCGGAGTTGAAGCCGGTCGGCCCTCCGAGTAATCTTCTCGTTCGCTTTCTTGTATTCGTCTGGGTCGGAGTCGGAGCGACGGCCGGCGCCGCGGCGACAAAAGGTCTGCTCACGCTGGCCATCGAAAAGCAATCCGAGGCCCGTGAGACGCTTGCGAATCTGCGCACGATGGCTACGGCGATCGTACAGACGATAGAGACGGTCAGGTCACAGAGCGAGCAACAGGATCGTATCTCTGATCAGCTGAAAGGCATCTCAGAGCATCAGGCCGCTTCGCTTCAGCAGATCAGGGCTGCCCTGGCCGAACTTGCGGAGCGCGCCGACGCGAATAACGCCATTGCGCGTTCCCTGAACAACGAGACGGCCGCATCGATTCAATCGGTGCACGGTCTCAAGGCGATTAACGCCTCCGTTCAGGATGGGGCGGGGCGCATCCTCACCAACCTGAATAACGTTATGGCCTATTCTACGAATACGTCGCAGCAGATCCGCGATTCGATGGACAGATTCAATCAGGTGCAGACGCGAAGCGGCGAGATCGCGGCCATCGTCGAGGTCATCAACGATATTGCGGCGCGCGTAAACCTGCTCTCGCTTAACGCTGCCATTGAAGCGGCGAGGGCGGGTGAGCACGGGCGCGGCTTTGCCGTCGTTGCCGAGGAAATCTCGAAGCTTGCCGATGCGACGACGAAGAATGCGAAAGAGATATCGAGCATCATCGAAGAAAACCGCTCTATGATTCTCGAAAGCAGCCGAATGATCGCCGATTCGTCGGCGAGTATGGAGAAGCTGGATTCTGCGATCAACGTCATCAAAGGCGAGATCAGCGGCGTCGGCGAACAGATCCGGGACGTCGCCGGAGCGGTTTCGGCAATCGAAAGCCTGAATCAGAGCATCTCAGAAACCAGTCGCAGTATTGAGGCCTCCACGGAGCATCAAAAGAATTCCACCGAAGAGGCCAACCGAACGACGGTAGGTGTGTCGGACTATGCGACGAAGCTCGTCGAGGTGGCGCGAGAGGTTCACGAAAGCAGCCGGGCCACCGGCCGCAGCGTCGTGCAGCTTGAAGAGCTGGCTCAGAAAATGGCCGTGTAG
- a CDS encoding FtsK/SpoIIIE family DNA translocase — translation MDSASPPASPPPPPPTAGARIAAALHARSRAVIDDLAVSKRARNVTGFIFIIAGLLSSIAAATIDGDAADLTGRFGIWSAHLLFALFGKAAYLFGPALIWSGLRGIARDDWQAYLSGVIGNLSLLWSLAVFFHLSGGTEPGIAGEQFGLLLEFFTGRTGAYTINALLLFTGLLLLLQIPFDQVKERVIDMLEGRNRTPDSDSSVWLKRAVALVPLIPMAYSIYSKFRKSRKEQTTNAQSEAKQSSTQETPFSGESVYGEQNQHSAEPVGKQATSGGTPVLKRFRSEDRPPWIQKVVVSDDGLETGSDLEEMTEEAIREAESLSGRPHEGLEHAGMEQERPFEDRYAQIRRAGGNRWRPGHGFDSTEDSEYNPFPDESDDARPFSNGGDLIIEEDRFPLSSSRNDFKNDLPPSHSSRSGRHNPRIVFDPVKNRYLFRQSAEEQALTPTRQRVELLDRMDLDLPHAYKGSFAGEKEAFDNGNGLVATDDVAADSYADGFVDNAGEGSQDDLLQNFDERFEPDSVDNLDETFGDAYSYAGPEETEDLDEEADDFTDEEPAMSAPSVAEANAPKKKADQPLLPNINMPPVVFSENRFSRYRLSRRIVKQTPKVEAEDPEAEIRENWQRLEKVMSDYGIQAKVVGAIRGPMITMFEVLPEPGVRVNRILGIQDEIRMHLAALSVRILAPIPGKSTIGVELPNRNRQYVSMGDLANGDPEFSSGKRELSIALGKDITGTNRYLDLTRLPHLLIAGATGSGKSVFMNSVIGSLLFNHSPDEVRFLMVDPKMVELKLFEGIPHLLYPVITDVRLADRALNWAVQEMESRYQLLSSAKCRDIRSYNERVKSGALSGKLMPYIVILIDELSDLMMVSAKEVEDSIIRLTQKARAVGIHVIMATQRPSVDVITALIKANCPARISFQVAQRTDSRVILDANGAEALLGRGDMLYKSPTAADPARMQSPMISDEEIEQLVVEACRYGHPRFIELPGRESDDGGGDDGGADVDQALLDSAWEIIQESGKTSTSYVQRRLRIGYNRAATIVEKLEQMGYLGPAIGNRPREILKRH, via the coding sequence ATGGACTCTGCCTCGCCTCCTGCCTCGCCCCCGCCTCCTCCGCCGACGGCCGGGGCGCGTATCGCAGCCGCCCTGCATGCCCGGTCCAGGGCCGTTATCGACGACCTGGCCGTATCGAAGCGCGCCCGTAACGTCACAGGATTCATCTTTATCATCGCCGGCCTGCTTTCAAGCATCGCCGCCGCAACCATCGATGGCGACGCCGCCGATCTCACCGGACGTTTTGGCATCTGGTCCGCTCATCTGCTCTTTGCTCTTTTCGGGAAGGCCGCCTACCTATTCGGGCCGGCCCTGATCTGGAGCGGCCTTCGCGGCATCGCCCGTGACGACTGGCAGGCTTATCTATCGGGAGTGATCGGCAACCTGTCGCTGCTGTGGAGTCTCGCCGTCTTTTTTCATCTCTCGGGCGGAACCGAGCCCGGCATAGCCGGTGAGCAGTTCGGATTGCTGCTTGAATTCTTCACAGGCCGCACGGGCGCCTATACGATCAACGCTCTTCTGCTATTTACGGGCTTGCTCCTGCTCTTGCAGATTCCCTTTGATCAGGTCAAAGAGCGCGTTATCGACATGCTGGAGGGGCGTAATCGCACGCCAGACTCCGATTCTTCCGTATGGTTGAAGCGCGCCGTCGCTCTTGTTCCGTTGATTCCGATGGCCTATTCGATATACAGCAAGTTTCGTAAATCCCGAAAAGAACAGACAACGAACGCGCAGTCTGAGGCGAAGCAATCGTCTACGCAGGAAACGCCTTTCAGCGGCGAGTCCGTTTATGGCGAACAGAATCAGCATAGCGCCGAACCTGTCGGCAAACAAGCGACATCCGGAGGTACGCCCGTGTTAAAGCGATTTCGTTCGGAGGATCGTCCGCCCTGGATTCAAAAGGTCGTCGTTTCAGACGATGGGCTCGAAACCGGCTCTGATCTCGAAGAGATGACAGAAGAGGCTATCCGCGAGGCGGAGTCGCTGTCGGGCAGGCCGCACGAAGGCCTTGAGCACGCAGGAATGGAACAGGAGCGGCCGTTCGAAGATCGTTACGCGCAGATTCGCAGGGCAGGCGGCAACCGCTGGCGGCCCGGTCATGGCTTCGATTCCACGGAAGATAGTGAGTATAACCCTTTTCCCGATGAATCCGACGACGCACGGCCATTCTCGAACGGAGGAGATCTGATCATCGAAGAAGATCGCTTCCCTCTTTCATCGAGTAGAAATGATTTCAAGAATGATCTGCCGCCTTCGCATTCGTCGCGATCAGGGCGTCATAATCCGCGTATCGTCTTTGATCCTGTGAAGAATCGCTATCTGTTCCGTCAGAGCGCCGAAGAACAGGCCCTTACTCCGACACGGCAGCGCGTCGAGCTTCTGGATCGCATGGATCTTGATCTGCCGCATGCCTATAAAGGATCATTTGCCGGCGAGAAGGAAGCGTTCGATAATGGAAACGGATTGGTCGCCACAGATGACGTCGCGGCGGATAGCTATGCCGACGGCTTTGTGGATAACGCTGGAGAAGGCTCTCAGGATGATCTTTTACAGAATTTCGACGAGAGATTCGAACCGGACAGTGTGGATAACCTCGATGAGACCTTCGGCGACGCCTATAGCTACGCCGGACCGGAAGAGACGGAAGATCTCGATGAAGAAGCGGACGACTTCACCGACGAAGAGCCTGCTATGTCTGCTCCGTCCGTAGCCGAAGCGAACGCCCCGAAGAAGAAGGCCGATCAGCCTCTGCTTCCGAATATCAACATGCCGCCCGTCGTTTTCTCTGAGAACCGCTTCTCGCGATATCGATTATCCCGCCGCATCGTGAAGCAGACGCCGAAGGTGGAGGCCGAAGATCCCGAGGCCGAGATTCGCGAAAACTGGCAGCGTCTCGAGAAGGTCATGAGCGATTATGGGATTCAGGCGAAGGTCGTCGGCGCCATCCGCGGACCGATGATTACGATGTTCGAAGTACTGCCCGAGCCCGGCGTTCGTGTGAACCGCATCCTTGGCATACAGGACGAGATTCGTATGCATCTTGCCGCTCTTTCGGTGCGCATTCTGGCGCCGATTCCAGGCAAGTCGACGATCGGCGTCGAGCTGCCGAATCGCAACCGACAGTATGTTTCGATGGGCGACCTCGCAAACGGCGATCCGGAGTTTTCGTCGGGCAAGCGAGAGTTATCCATCGCCCTTGGCAAAGATATTACGGGAACGAACCGCTACCTGGACCTGACGCGCCTGCCGCATCTGCTGATCGCCGGCGCAACGGGTTCGGGTAAGTCGGTGTTTATGAACTCCGTGATCGGTTCGCTGCTTTTCAACCATTCGCCCGATGAGGTGCGCTTCTTGATGGTTGACCCGAAGATGGTGGAGCTCAAACTTTTCGAAGGCATTCCGCATCTGCTGTATCCCGTTATCACCGATGTACGTCTGGCCGATCGTGCTCTGAACTGGGCCGTTCAGGAGATGGAGTCGCGCTATCAGCTTCTTTCAAGTGCGAAGTGCCGCGACATCCGTTCGTATAACGAGCGTGTGAAATCCGGAGCGCTTTCGGGCAAGCTCATGCCCTACATCGTCATCCTGATCGATGAGCTTTCTGATCTCATGATGGTGTCGGCGAAAGAGGTGGAGGATTCGATCATTCGCCTGACGCAGAAGGCCCGCGCCGTCGGGATTCACGTCATCATGGCCACACAGCGACCGTCCGTCGATGTGATCACGGCGCTGATCAAGGCGAACTGTCCGGCGCGCATCTCGTTTCAGGTGGCGCAGCGCACGGACTCGCGCGTCATCCTCGATGCAAACGGCGCCGAGGCGCTGCTCGGTCGGGGCGACATGCTCTATAAATCGCCGACGGCCGCCGATCCGGCACGCATGCAGTCGCCGATGATCTCAGACGAAGAGATCGAGCAACTTGTCGTCGAGGCCTGCCGTTACGGGCATCCGCGCTTTATCGAGTTGCCGGGCCGGGAGAGCGATGATGGCGGCGGCGATGACGGCGGAGCGGACGTCGACCAGGCCCTGCTTGACTCGGCATGGGAGATCATTCAGGAATCGGGCAAGACGTCGACGTCCTACGTGCAGCGTCGTCTGCGCATCGGGTACAACAGAGCGGCAACGATCGTCGAAAAACTTGAACAGATGGGCTATCTGGGCCCCGCCATCGGCAATCGCCCGAGAGAGATCCTGAAAAGACATTGA
- a CDS encoding LolA family protein, with protein sequence MSSRLRFPVLAGLLILFPMVLLDANPPHNWHSHADVVRKVTDLYKKMKSYRAEFQIQTPKKTMTGTASYLNPGKVRFDFSNPAGDMLLSDGKVLWIVISRLNVIGRQDLELDQKDENGNRIFAVMPGSGIDRLFRKYHYRFAGLEQPRKVDGKDYFVLELEQKEKIGGYTQMTLYINSQTYLIEKAEAIDSLDGKTMIQFRNIRPDEPLDGKLFQYSPPDTQRVVYNPLVSEE encoded by the coding sequence GTGAGCTCACGTCTTCGATTTCCGGTCCTGGCCGGACTGCTAATCCTGTTCCCGATGGTCCTTCTGGACGCCAATCCGCCCCATAACTGGCATTCTCATGCCGATGTGGTGCGCAAGGTCACCGATCTGTATAAGAAAATGAAGTCCTACAGGGCGGAGTTCCAGATCCAGACTCCGAAGAAGACCATGACGGGCACGGCCTCTTATCTGAACCCCGGCAAGGTGCGTTTTGATTTCTCGAATCCGGCCGGCGATATGCTGCTGTCCGATGGCAAGGTGCTGTGGATCGTCATCTCCCGGCTGAACGTCATAGGACGACAGGATCTCGAACTGGATCAGAAGGACGAAAACGGCAACCGCATCTTCGCAGTCATGCCCGGCTCGGGCATCGATCGTCTGTTTCGCAAATATCATTATCGCTTTGCCGGCCTCGAACAGCCGCGAAAGGTCGACGGCAAAGACTATTTCGTACTTGAACTTGAACAGAAAGAAAAGATCGGCGGTTATACGCAGATGACGCTGTATATCAACTCTCAGACTTACCTCATTGAGAAAGCCGAGGCCATCGACAGCCTCGACGGGAAGACGATGATTCAGTTCCGTAATATTCGTCCGGACGAGCCTCTGGACGGGAAGCTCTTTCAATACAGTCCGCCCGATACGCAGCGAGTCGTGTATAACCCGCTCGTTTCAGAGGAGTAA
- a CDS encoding helix-turn-helix domain-containing protein → MVGGQIGDILKEARQAKGYSVREVSEEIHIMSRYIDALERDDYSVFPGETYTTGFLTRYAEFLGLNAEQLLQQYRGVKLEYSETPLKELTEVTRPGLLSGMSIDVGMIQKAALVLAGVIIVVGVIYGIMQSSIFEGSESAGTTSCADRLGERVGATGGIDTVTMLDPDRAVVLDTESGDLKVCMMSIDRNRGDRPLVAMEFVYGGKSFDVTSGEGETVPLQTNIPTLGDLKNPIVLTVREIGDVSIKLQIKNETAVASTKPISVVLEIIQDSYLEWTADGKTQTAGYLTPGEKRTLEADSRLEVKIGNGGGVRIYREGMPPRLAGPPAKIVKLTLSKTPNPLDPTRFEIQEELTVAR, encoded by the coding sequence ATGGTAGGTGGACAGATCGGCGACATCCTGAAAGAGGCGCGCCAGGCTAAAGGCTATTCCGTTCGTGAGGTCTCAGAAGAGATCCACATCATGTCCCGCTATATTGACGCCCTGGAGCGCGACGACTACAGCGTCTTTCCGGGCGAGACGTATACGACGGGATTCTTGACCCGCTATGCGGAGTTTCTCGGTCTGAATGCAGAACAGCTGCTTCAGCAGTACAGAGGCGTGAAGCTTGAATACAGCGAGACTCCTTTAAAAGAGCTGACCGAGGTTACCCGTCCCGGGCTTCTCTCGGGCATGAGTATCGACGTCGGAATGATTCAGAAGGCGGCGCTTGTGCTTGCCGGCGTTATCATCGTAGTCGGCGTGATCTACGGAATCATGCAGAGCTCTATTTTCGAGGGCTCGGAATCCGCCGGTACGACATCGTGTGCCGATCGACTGGGCGAACGCGTCGGAGCGACGGGCGGCATCGATACCGTAACGATGCTTGATCCCGATCGTGCCGTCGTGCTTGATACGGAATCGGGCGACCTCAAAGTATGTATGATGTCCATCGATCGCAATCGCGGCGATCGTCCTCTTGTGGCGATGGAATTCGTCTACGGCGGAAAATCCTTCGACGTAACGAGCGGCGAGGGCGAAACCGTTCCTCTGCAGACGAATATTCCCACGCTCGGCGATCTGAAGAATCCGATTGTGTTAACCGTACGCGAGATCGGCGACGTCTCCATCAAGCTGCAGATCAAGAACGAAACGGCGGTCGCTTCGACGAAGCCGATCAGCGTCGTTCTTGAGATCATTCAGGACTCCTATCTGGAATGGACGGCCGACGGTAAAACGCAGACGGCGGGGTATCTGACTCCGGGCGAGAAGCGCACGCTTGAGGCCGACAGCCGACTCGAGGTAAAGATCGGCAACGGCGGCGGCGTTCGTATTTACCGCGAGGGCATGCCTCCGCGACTGGCAGGCCCGCCGGCGAAGATCGTTAAGCTGACGCTGAGCAAGACGCCGAATCCCCTTGATCCGACACGCTTTGAGATCCAGGAGGAGCTGACGGTGGCGCGATGA